Proteins from a genomic interval of Desulfobacterales bacterium:
- a CDS encoding ATPase P — translation MLEINIPGHKTLQLKHIVLDYNGTIACDGALIAGVSENLTSLADTLQVHVLTADTFGNVHDNLEGLDCRLSILAPDAQDMGKLNYIKALGIDHVVCVGNGRNDRLMLKEAALGITVILQEGAAAGTVAAADIVCSDIVSALQLLQHPLRLIATLRS, via the coding sequence ATGCTCGAAATCAATATCCCCGGACACAAAACATTACAACTGAAGCATATCGTTTTGGACTATAACGGGACGATTGCCTGTGATGGGGCGCTAATCGCGGGTGTCAGCGAAAACCTGACGTCCCTGGCGGATACGCTGCAGGTGCATGTTCTAACGGCTGATACTTTCGGCAACGTTCATGACAATTTAGAAGGTCTTGACTGCCGGCTTTCGATTCTTGCCCCGGATGCCCAGGATATGGGCAAGCTAAACTACATCAAGGCGCTGGGAATTGATCATGTTGTTTGTGTGGGCAACGGGCGTAACGATCGCCTCATGCTAAAGGAGGCGGCCCTGGGTATTACCGTCATATTGCAGGAGGGGGCCGCGGCTGGTACGGTCGCTGCCGCCGATATTGTTTGCTCTGATATTGTTTCCGCGCTGCAGTTGTTACAACATCCATTGAGGCTGATTGCCACGCTGCGCTCGTAA
- a CDS encoding PatB family C-S lyase, producing MKKDACFDFSLPVERRNTASMKWDKYKDRNIIPLWVADMDFCSPPAVIEALRQRIDHGVFGYTIAPESLKALVVEKLEADYGWTTQPEWQVWLPGLVTGFNVACRAVGQDNDDVMTAIPVYPHFLTAPQNSRRNLIKVPLREKDNQWSFDFDRLEKAITPNTRLFILCNPHNPVGRVFSRDELTTLAAICEKHDIIICSDEIHCELILDDDKNHIPTATLDAAIARRTITLMSPSKTYNLPGLGCAFAVISDKDLRKRFIKATAGIVPHVNVMGYTAAEAAYRGCADWHTQLLDYLRGNRDTVAQAMAAMPTLSMAPVEATYLAWIDVRNADLPTPARFFENAAVGLQDGIEFGGPGFVRLNFGCQRQQLEEALARMKQAMDKHIA from the coding sequence GTGAAAAAAGACGCGTGTTTCGATTTTAGCCTACCGGTAGAGCGGCGAAATACCGCCAGTATGAAATGGGACAAATACAAGGATCGCAACATCATCCCGCTGTGGGTGGCCGACATGGATTTTTGTTCACCGCCGGCCGTTATTGAAGCCCTGCGCCAGCGCATTGACCATGGTGTTTTCGGATATACGATTGCACCGGAAAGTTTAAAGGCCCTCGTGGTTGAAAAGCTTGAAGCCGATTATGGCTGGACCACACAACCCGAATGGCAGGTGTGGTTGCCCGGGCTGGTAACCGGCTTTAATGTGGCCTGCCGTGCCGTCGGTCAGGACAATGATGATGTCATGACAGCCATACCGGTTTATCCCCACTTTCTGACTGCCCCCCAAAACTCCCGGCGCAACTTGATAAAAGTGCCCCTGCGGGAAAAAGACAATCAATGGTCATTTGATTTCGATCGTCTGGAAAAAGCGATAACCCCCAACACACGACTGTTTATACTCTGCAATCCGCATAATCCGGTCGGACGGGTATTCAGTCGCGACGAACTCACCACTCTGGCGGCTATCTGTGAAAAACACGATATCATTATCTGTTCCGATGAGATTCATTGCGAATTAATTCTGGACGACGATAAGAACCACATCCCGACGGCAACCCTCGATGCGGCCATCGCCCGGCGGACCATTACTTTGATGTCGCCCAGCAAAACCTATAATTTGCCGGGTCTGGGGTGTGCTTTCGCCGTCATCTCTGATAAAGATCTGCGTAAACGCTTTATCAAGGCCACGGCAGGCATTGTCCCGCATGTTAACGTTATGGGCTATACGGCTGCTGAAGCCGCCTATCGGGGCTGCGCTGACTGGCATACACAACTACTGGATTACCTTCGCGGCAACCGGGACACGGTAGCGCAGGCTATGGCCGCCATGCCAACGCTTTCCATGGCGCCGGTTGAAGCCACCTATTTGGCCTGGATCGATGTGCGCAACGCTGACTTGCCGACACCCGCACGGTTTTTTGAAAATGCCGCTGTGGGTCTTCAGGACGGCATCGAATTTGGCGGCCCCGGATTTGTGCGTCTTAATTTTGGCTGTCAGCGGCAACAGTTGGAAGAGGCGCTGGCTCGAATGAAACAAGCCATGGACAAACATATCGCCTGA
- a CDS encoding J domain-containing protein produces MYLARKTIEGVLHYYIRESYWDGQHYVSRDLFDLGTNPGEHIIYPGGNAFYVDPDIEDHLEGLGVSTPADDLEDIFWPFLNPRIQHALEHFRNRGKRSQQVRVPSGAPAKTKLQVHIFDKRRLHYLKFGRMEQGYLWLVPHKVFNVLRHKSRDEIEQQFIHMERQLNPREYKAYSYVIFDINRFFAESFAAKKPQFLKQKDIDDYFIAEICKLNGDPDFWAGMAFDGWLHEYLVRYLFMFFDFDFAPRSWVEDYIRNFINSRRFHQSPSRDNTVSMKDASSIFNETEDTLQKLNRQELSRLFRRRARALHPDQGGDQEKFVELTRAYDALLRTKKD; encoded by the coding sequence ATGTATCTAGCGCGTAAAACCATCGAAGGTGTGCTGCATTATTATATCCGGGAATCCTACTGGGACGGCCAACATTACGTAAGCCGGGATTTATTTGACCTGGGCACCAATCCGGGTGAGCACATTATCTATCCGGGAGGAAACGCATTTTATGTCGACCCGGACATCGAAGATCATTTAGAAGGACTGGGCGTATCCACGCCGGCAGATGACCTTGAAGATATTTTTTGGCCGTTTTTAAATCCGCGGATTCAACACGCATTGGAGCATTTTCGCAATCGAGGCAAACGTTCACAACAGGTAAGGGTACCCAGTGGTGCGCCGGCCAAAACCAAGCTGCAGGTGCATATTTTCGATAAACGCCGGTTGCATTATCTTAAATTTGGCCGTATGGAGCAGGGCTATTTGTGGCTTGTGCCACATAAAGTTTTCAATGTATTGCGCCACAAATCCAGAGACGAAATTGAGCAGCAATTTATCCACATGGAGCGACAATTAAACCCCCGAGAATATAAAGCTTACAGCTATGTCATTTTTGATATCAACCGTTTCTTTGCCGAATCGTTTGCTGCCAAAAAGCCACAGTTTTTAAAGCAAAAGGATATCGACGATTACTTCATTGCGGAAATCTGCAAATTAAATGGTGACCCGGATTTTTGGGCTGGTATGGCGTTTGATGGTTGGCTGCATGAATACTTAGTGCGCTATCTGTTCATGTTCTTTGATTTCGATTTTGCGCCGCGTTCCTGGGTGGAAGACTACATTCGCAACTTTATTAACAGCCGACGTTTTCATCAATCACCGTCACGTGACAATACGGTTAGTATGAAAGACGCCAGCTCGATTTTCAATGAGACCGAAGACACTCTCCAAAAATTGAACCGACAGGAGCTGAGTCGTCTTTTCCGGCGCAGAGCACGGGCTCTTCACCCGGATCAGGGCGGTGATCAGGAAAAGTTTGTTGAATTAACTCGGGCCTACGATGCTCTTTTGCGAACCAAAAAAGATTAG
- a CDS encoding acyl-CoA dehydrogenase family protein: MTTGENVDFYQIDTLLSKEEKTIRGIVRAFVDQECMPVIAEHFDKATFPVQLIPRMAELGLLGVHVDGHRCKPRSHAVYGLICQELSRCDSGLRAMFSVQNSLVMFPIYQFGSEKQRKKWLPKMARGNIIGCFGLSEPGYGSNPSGMETWAQKTKNGYVLNGKKMWITNGTMAKVAIIWAKYEGEIRGFLVESDRPGFRATAIQRKFSYRTSPTALIDLKDCRVDADSILPNANGLKSIFECLNFARYGVACGAVGSAIACYQTARQFALERQVFDRAIAGYQLVQDRLARMLIEITKAQLINFHLGRLLDAHQARPAQISLAKMNNVQEAIKIARIARDILGARGILADHHVIRHLCDLEAISALEGTSSMHTLVLGQEITGISAFT; the protein is encoded by the coding sequence ATGACTACAGGCGAAAATGTTGATTTTTACCAGATTGACACCTTGCTCAGCAAAGAAGAAAAGACCATTAGAGGTATCGTTCGCGCATTTGTAGACCAGGAATGTATGCCGGTCATCGCTGAACATTTTGACAAGGCAACTTTTCCCGTGCAGCTGATTCCAAGAATGGCTGAGCTGGGCCTTTTGGGGGTGCATGTCGATGGCCACCGATGCAAACCGCGCAGCCACGCCGTTTATGGTCTCATCTGTCAGGAATTGAGTCGTTGTGACAGCGGCCTGCGGGCCATGTTTTCGGTTCAAAATTCCCTGGTCATGTTCCCCATTTATCAGTTTGGTTCAGAGAAACAGCGCAAAAAATGGCTGCCTAAAATGGCCCGCGGCAACATTATTGGCTGTTTTGGTTTATCTGAACCGGGATATGGCTCAAATCCCAGCGGTATGGAGACGTGGGCGCAAAAGACGAAAAATGGATATGTTCTGAATGGTAAGAAAATGTGGATTACCAATGGTACAATGGCAAAAGTGGCCATTATCTGGGCAAAATACGAAGGAGAAATTAGGGGTTTTCTGGTGGAATCCGACAGACCCGGGTTTCGCGCCACGGCAATTCAGCGTAAATTTTCCTATCGGACCTCCCCGACGGCGCTTATTGATCTAAAGGACTGTAGAGTTGATGCGGATAGCATCTTGCCGAATGCCAACGGTCTCAAATCCATATTTGAATGCCTTAATTTTGCCAGATATGGCGTTGCCTGCGGTGCAGTTGGATCAGCCATTGCCTGTTATCAGACAGCCAGACAGTTTGCCCTTGAGCGGCAGGTATTCGATCGTGCCATTGCCGGCTATCAGCTGGTTCAAGATCGGTTGGCTCGCATGCTGATTGAAATCACCAAAGCGCAGTTAATTAATTTTCATCTGGGGCGATTACTAGATGCTCACCAAGCCCGGCCGGCACAAATATCGCTGGCAAAAATGAACAACGTGCAGGAAGCTATTAAGATCGCACGCATTGCGAGGGATATCCTCGGGGCGCGGGGTATCCTGGCGGATCACCATGTCATCCGGCATTTATGCGATCTGGAGGCGATCAGTGCTTTGGAGGGGACGAGCAGTATGCATACGCTGGTGTTGGGGCAGGAGATTACGGGTATCTCAGCCTTCACCTAA
- a CDS encoding aldo/keto reductase, producing MQYRQLGLSGIQISSIIMGLWQAGKEMWVGIDDQETIRAIRAAYEAGMTTFDTAEAYGKGHSEKILASAISDHRNQVIYATKVFANHLKHDQVLAACERSLKNLQTDYIDLYQIHWPSDSFGFKPVPISETMKAMNLLKEQGKIRSIGVSNFSRSQLQEALQYGRIDSLQPPYSLFWRHIEKDLMPFCADNHITVLAYSSMAQGFLTGRFGPGHKFEKGDVRAKNRLFQPDMYARVQEALSRLEPLAKQHNVTLGQLALGWVISHAGTCAIAGARNAHQAIDNAAAGALILSQQDLAKIDEIGRGVTDYLDDNPVMWDF from the coding sequence ATGCAATATCGCCAGCTGGGACTATCGGGCATTCAAATTTCGTCGATTATCATGGGCCTCTGGCAGGCCGGCAAAGAGATGTGGGTCGGCATAGATGACCAAGAAACCATCCGAGCGATTCGTGCGGCCTATGAAGCCGGTATGACCACATTCGACACAGCCGAAGCCTATGGTAAAGGACATTCGGAGAAAATACTGGCATCGGCAATATCCGATCACCGCAATCAGGTTATTTATGCCACTAAGGTATTTGCTAACCATCTCAAACACGATCAGGTGCTGGCAGCCTGCGAGCGTTCACTCAAAAACCTGCAGACGGATTATATTGACCTCTATCAAATCCACTGGCCCTCGGATTCATTTGGCTTTAAACCGGTGCCCATTTCAGAGACAATGAAGGCGATGAATTTACTAAAAGAGCAGGGAAAAATCCGCTCGATCGGCGTTTCCAACTTTTCGCGCTCTCAGCTTCAGGAAGCACTTCAATACGGCCGCATCGACAGCCTGCAACCACCGTATTCCCTTTTCTGGCGACATATAGAAAAAGATCTGATGCCCTTCTGTGCTGACAACCATATCACTGTTTTGGCTTACTCATCCATGGCTCAGGGGTTTTTAACGGGCAGATTTGGGCCGGGTCACAAATTTGAAAAAGGGGATGTGCGGGCAAAAAATAGATTGTTTCAGCCGGATATGTATGCCCGCGTTCAGGAAGCCCTCTCCCGCCTGGAACCGCTTGCAAAGCAACATAATGTTACGCTAGGTCAATTGGCCTTGGGCTGGGTCATATCGCATGCGGGCACCTGTGCCATTGCCGGTGCTCGAAATGCCCATCAAGCAATCGACAACGCGGCGGCAGGCGCCTTGATCCTATCGCAACAAGATCTGGCCAAAATCGATGAAATTGGGCGCGGTGTTACCGATTATCTGGATGATAATCCGGTGATGTGGGATTTCTAG
- the lspA gene encoding signal peptidase II, with amino-acid sequence MLNNKYIKLAVIAGGVIALDQISKEIVLRAVPQHTTIPVIDGFFNLTHIYNPGGAFGLMANLSPTLRSIIFLFISSLAVGLIFYFYKKTPRQYVALAAAFALIFGGAIGNLIDRIRFGMVIDFLDFYVGNWHWPAFNIADSAISVGIGIFLYHIIFKKMPE; translated from the coding sequence ATGCTCAACAACAAATATATCAAGCTGGCGGTGATCGCCGGAGGGGTCATTGCGCTGGATCAGATTTCCAAAGAAATCGTTCTGCGCGCCGTCCCACAACACACGACGATCCCGGTGATCGACGGTTTTTTTAATCTGACCCATATATACAATCCGGGCGGTGCCTTTGGGCTTATGGCGAATCTGAGCCCGACCCTGCGAAGCATTATTTTTTTATTTATCTCGTCTTTGGCAGTCGGATTAATTTTTTATTTCTACAAAAAAACACCCAGGCAATACGTCGCGCTGGCAGCCGCATTTGCCTTGATTTTTGGCGGCGCCATCGGAAACCTCATCGACCGGATTCGATTTGGAATGGTAATCGATTTTCTGGATTTCTATGTGGGAAACTGGCACTGGCCCGCATTTAATATTGCCGACAGCGCCATTTCTGTTGGAATTGGGATATTTCTTTACCATATCATTTTTAAAAAAATGCCCGAATAG